GGCGTGTTGTCGTTCTTCCCCGCTCTTTCCCTGGGGCCCATCGTCGAGCATTTCCTGATGGTCCATTCCAACATCGTCTTCTAGAGAGGAAATCCTCCATGGCCGCCAGAAAACATTCCTTGTTCGAGCCCGAAATCCTGCGGCAGGCCGCCGCCGCGTCGTTTTCCAAGCTGCACCCGCGGTCGCTGATGAAAAACCCCGTGATGTTCGTCGTCGAAGTGGGGGCGTTCCTCACGACCGTCTCGCTCTTCTTCCGGCCGGGGAACGAGCCGCTGGGGTTCGGTCTGCAGGTGGCCGTCTGGCTGTGGTTCACGGTGCTGTTCGCCAACTTCGCCGAGGCCATGGCCGAGGGGCGGGGCAAGGCGCAGGCCGACGCGCTCCGCAAGACCCGAACCCAGACGATGGCGAATCGGCTTCGAATGGATGGCTCGCTGGAAACGGTCCCTGCGGAACAACTGAGAAAAGAAGATGTCGTGATCGTGAGCGCCGGGGAAATCATCCCCGGCGACGGTACGGTGGTCGAAGGGGTGGCCTCCGTAGACGAGTCCGCCATCACGGGGGAATCCGCGCCCGTGATCCGCGAGGCGGGCGGCGACCGCAGCGCCGTCACGGGGGGGACCCGCGTCCTGTCGGACCGGATCAAGGTCGTGATCACCGCGAACCCGGGGGAGAGCTTCCTGGATCGAATGATCCAACTGGTGGAAGGCGCGGAGCACCAGAAGACGCCGAACGAGATCGCCCTGACGATCCTCCTGTCGGCGCTGACGATCATCTTCCTCGTCGTGGTCATGACCCTCAAGTTCTTCGGGATCTATTCGGGCGTTTCCTTCTCCGTCACCGTCCTGGTGGCGCTGCTCGTCTGCCTCATCCCCACCACCATCGGGGGTCTGCTCTCCGCCATCGGGATCGCCGGGATCGACCGGCTCGTCCAGAAGAACGTCCTCGCCATGAGCGGTCGCGCGGTGGAGGCGGCGGGGGACGTGAACGTCCTTCTCCTCGACAAAACGGGGACGATCACGCTGGGCGACCGGCAGGCGACGGAGTTCCTCCCGGCGAAGGGAGTGACCGTCGAGGAGCTGGCGGACGCCGCCCAGTTTGCCTCGCTGGCCGACGAGACGCCGGAAGGGCGCAGCATCGTCGTGCTGGCGAAACAGTTCGGCCTCCGGGGGAGGAACCTCGCGGAGATGCCCAACGCCCATTTCTTCGCCTTCTCGGCGCAGACGCGGATGAGCGGCGTGGATGTGGACGGGAGGAAGATCCGCAAGGGGGCGGCCGACGCCGTCAGGAACTTCGCCGGGGGCCGGTTCCCCGCGGAAGTGGAGGACTCGATTACCCGCGTTTCTTTCCAGGGCGGGACCCCCTTGGTCGTCGCGGACAGCGCCCGGATCCTCGGGACGGTGCACCTGAAAGACATCGTCAAGGGGGGCCTGAGCGACCGGTTCGAGCGGTTCCGCGCGATGGGGATCAAGACGGTGATGATCACCGGGGACAACCCCCTCACGGCGGCCGCGATCGCCAGGGAGGCCGGAGTGGACGACTTCCTGGCGGAGGCGAAGCCCGAGCACAAACTGGCTCTCATTCGGAAGGAACAGGCGGCAGGATACCTGGTTGCCATGACGGGAGACGGCACCAACGACGCCCCCGCCCTGGCCCAGGCCGACGTGGGGGTGGCGATGAACACGGGGACCCAGGCCGCCAAGGAGGCGGGGAACATGGTGGACCTGGACTCC
This portion of the Candidatus Deferrimicrobiaceae bacterium genome encodes:
- the kdpB gene encoding potassium-transporting ATPase subunit KdpB — protein: MAARKHSLFEPEILRQAAAASFSKLHPRSLMKNPVMFVVEVGAFLTTVSLFFRPGNEPLGFGLQVAVWLWFTVLFANFAEAMAEGRGKAQADALRKTRTQTMANRLRMDGSLETVPAEQLRKEDVVIVSAGEIIPGDGTVVEGVASVDESAITGESAPVIREAGGDRSAVTGGTRVLSDRIKVVITANPGESFLDRMIQLVEGAEHQKTPNEIALTILLSALTIIFLVVVMTLKFFGIYSGVSFSVTVLVALLVCLIPTTIGGLLSAIGIAGIDRLVQKNVLAMSGRAVEAAGDVNVLLLDKTGTITLGDRQATEFLPAKGVTVEELADAAQFASLADETPEGRSIVVLAKQFGLRGRNLAEMPNAHFFAFSAQTRMSGVDVDGRKIRKGAADAVRNFAGGRFPAEVEDSITRVSFQGGTPLVVADSARILGTVHLKDIVKGGLSDRFERFRAMGIKTVMITGDNPLTAAAIAREAGVDDFLAEAKPEHKLALIRKEQAAGYLVAMTGDGTNDAPALAQADVGVAMNTGTQAAKEAGNMVDLDSNPTKLIEIVEIGKQMLMTRGALTTFSIANDVAKYFAIIPAMLIGAFPVIGPLNIMRLVSPQSAILSAVIFNALIIVALIPLALRGVHFRPLGAGALLRRNLLIYGLGGVLLPFPG